A single Candidatus Eisenbacteria bacterium DNA region contains:
- a CDS encoding class I SAM-dependent methyltransferase, translated as MKNEKRDFDKEASEWDEIPGHVKLASDIAAAMSRHVPLSTTMDVLDFGCGTGLLTLPWARQVRSITGVDSSQGMLDVFAAKAAKQGFANIKTLHLDLDKDETLTGKYDLIVSSMTLHHIRNIKSLLHQFHGVLVPSGLLCLADLDLEDGQFHRDNSGVFHFGFERGVLRRAFVDAGFDDVLDTTAVEETRPISDGEMRRFTVFLMMGLKRERA; from the coding sequence ATGAAAAACGAGAAACGCGATTTCGACAAAGAGGCCAGTGAGTGGGATGAGATTCCGGGCCATGTCAAGCTGGCAAGCGACATAGCCGCTGCCATGTCTCGTCATGTGCCGCTCAGCACAACCATGGATGTCCTGGACTTCGGCTGCGGGACGGGCCTTCTTACCCTTCCGTGGGCACGGCAGGTGCGATCAATAACGGGCGTTGACAGTTCGCAGGGGATGCTTGACGTCTTCGCTGCCAAGGCCGCCAAGCAAGGATTTGCCAATATCAAAACGCTGCACCTGGATTTGGACAAGGACGAGACGCTCACCGGCAAGTACGACCTGATTGTCAGCAGTATGACCCTGCATCATATTCGGAACATCAAATCGCTTCTCCATCAGTTCCACGGTGTGCTTGTGCCGTCAGGCCTGCTTTGCCTCGCCGATCTGGATCTCGAAGACGGTCAATTTCATCGCGACAATAGCGGCGTGTTCCACTTTGGTTTCGAACGAGGAGTGCTGCGTCGAGCCTTCGTGGATGCAGGTTTTGATGATGTCCTCGACACCACTGCGGTGGAAGAGACCAGACCGATCTCCGATGGTGAAATGAGACGGTTCACGGTGTTTCTGATGATGGGACTTAAGAGAGAAAGAGCATGA